The Mucilaginibacter terrae region AGCGTTCCGTTCAAATACAAATACCGCACCCAGGCGCTTGCCGTAGCGGCGGGCGTTACCGAATACCAGGTCATATTGCGTTTGGCAGAACAATACCTGATACGCGCCGAGGCACGGGCCCGGCTGGGTACAGATCTGGCAGGTGCACTTAGCGACCTTAACACAATTCGTACACGCGCAGGGGCTGTTACTACCAATACATCGGTACAAGCTGCGCTACTTGATGAGATCGCACTGGAGAATCGCAAAGAATTCTTTTGCGAACAGGCTTTTCGTTGGAACAATTTAAGACGTACCGGCCAGGCCGATGCGGTGCTGAATGCCCTAAAGAGCACTTACAGGCCAACATCTAAATTATTCCCTATACCACAGGTCGCATTAGATACCAACCCCAACTTAACTCAAACACCGGGTTACTAAACAGCAACATGAAAAATAACATATTTACTACTAAAGCCAGGCAAAAAAGCCTGGTTTTAGCCACTGCTTTGCTTGTAGTTTCGGCAGGTTCGTGCAGTATCTTCAAAAAAAAGAAGGCTAAACTGGTAGCGGCTACCACGGCGGCGGCCAAACCCAAGGTTGATACGGCGCGTAATGTGCTTAAGCCTTACAGCGAAATCATTACAGCTAAGGCGGTAACGCAAAAAGGGTTGTTTACCGTTCATAAAATTAATGAGCGCTACTTTTTTGAGATACCCAACAGCTTACTTAAAAAAGAGATACTGGCAGTAACCCGCCTTAGCAAATCAACCCCGGGCGCCGGTAACTACGGCGGCGAAGAGGTTGGCGAGCGTACGGTATTTTGGGAAAATGGCCCTAATAACAAATTGTTCCTCAAGGTATCGGCACTGGTAAGCGTGGCCGATTCAACCAATATGATAGCCAAGGCTGTGGCCAGCTCTAATTTAGATCCTATCATGGCGGCATTCCCCATCAAAGCTAAAAGCAAAGATTCGTCGGCAGTGGTTATTGATGTTACCGAGTTTTTAATTGGCGAGAACCCTTTAATGGCGTTTGATGCCAGCGCAAAACGTGCTTACAGTTTAGGCATGCAACTGGCCGACAGATCATACATCGAAAGTGTAAAAAGCTTTCCTATCAATACCGAGATTAAATCCATCAGAACATATATGGCCGCCCCGCCAACAGGGCCGGGAGGACCTTTACCTGCTGCAAGCCTTGCGGGTACTGTTACCCTGGGTATGAACTGTTCATTTGTACTATTACCCGAAAAGCCAATGCGTGTGCGTTATTTTGACCCGCGTGTAGGCTTTTTTGCCGGTGCTTACAACAAGTACAGCGATAACCAGCAAAAGGTAGAAAAAGAGACATTTATTCACCGCTGGAGATTGGAGCCAAAGGATGAAGACATCGAAAAATTCAAACGCGGCGAACTGGTTGAACCTAAAAAACAGATAGTTTATTACATAGATCCAGCTACGCCTAAAAAATGGCGTCAGTACCTAATTTTAGGTGTTAACGATTGGCAAAAAGCTTTTGAGCAGGCCGGTTTTAAAAATGCCATTGTAGGTAAAGAATGGCCTGAAAGCGATACTACCATGAGTTTGGACGATGCCCGTTTTTCGGTTATCCGCTACTTTGCATCGCCGCAGCAAAATGCCTATGGTCCTAACATTGCCGACCCTCGTACTGGCGAAATTATTGAAAGCCACATTGGCTGGTACCACAATGTAATGAGCCTGGTACACCGCTGGTACATGATTCAGTGTGGTGCTGTTGACCCGCGTGCCCGCAAAAATAAGTTTGATGATGCACTGATGGGCCAGTTGATCCGCTTTGTGTCATCGCACGAGATCGGTCATACGTTGGGCTTGCGCCACAACATGGGCTCGAGTAGTACCGTGCCGGTTGAAAAGCTAAGGGATAAAGCCTGGGTTGAAGCACACGGCCATACCCCATCAATAATGGATTATGCCCGTTTTAACTACGTGGCTCAGCCCGAAGACAATATCAGCGAAAAAGGCCTGTTCCCACGTATTAACGATTACGATAAATGGGCCATACAGTGGGGCTACAAACCAATTTTTGGTACTGCCGATGCCGAGGCTGACAAGAAAATATTGAACCGTATTACCATTGACAGCCTTGCCCGCAACAAACGCTTGTGGTTTGGTGGCGAGGGCCGCGATTACGATCCGCGCTCGCAATCAGAAGATTTGAGCGATGATGCTATTAAAGCCAGCTTATACGGCATTAAAAACCTGAAACGCATTGTTCCGCAACTTATAAACTGGACCCGCGAAGATGGTGAAGACTATAGCGATCTGCAGGATATGTATAAGGAAGCTGTTGGCCAGTTTGACCGCTATGCCTACCATGTTATGAAAAACTTAGGCGGCGTAAAAATAACGCCTAAAACTTACGATCAACAGGGAGCCGTATATGAGCCAGTTAGTTTAGCTAAACAAAAACAAGCCATTAAGTACTTTAACGAACAAGTATTTAAAACGCCTACATGGTTATTAAATAAGCAAATATTAAATAAAATAGAGCCAGGTTACGATTTTAATGCGGTTGAGAAATTGCAAAGCGGCATTTTGGCATCGGTTACCTCACAAAGCCGTTTGTACCGCATGATGGTTAATGAGCGCGATTATGGTAAAGGGGCTTATTCACCGCGCCAATGGTTGAACGATCTTAAATCTGGAATTTTTACTGAATTGAAATCAGGAGCAACCATTGACCAGTATCGCCGTAACCTGCAAAAAATGTATGTAGGCAGCATTATTACCATGTATAATAAGCGTTTTGCACTACAGGGTTCGCTTGATAATATTTTGGCGAGCGTTACTCCAACTGATGTTTTGCTGTACTCAAACGTTAAACCGTTGGCCTTTGCACACCTGAAAGAACTGCGTACCGATATTGGCAGCGCCATTGCCCGTACCAAAGATGCCGACAGCCGCATTCACCTGCAGTACTTAAAGCAAATGCTGGATAAGATACTAAACGAAACGCCTATACCGGGCCTTAATTACTAACCAGCAATTATGAAAAGTACAGGTAAAAATATCCTGCTGTTAAATCTACTACTACTTACAATGATAGGTATGCTGGGCTTTACTAAGCCCGGCTACCTTATCACAGGTAGTGTTTCGGCACCTGATGGTACAGTTTTTAAACTTTTCTACAGGTATGGCGACAAAGTAATTGCCGATTCTGTTGCTACAAAGAATAACACCTTTTCTCTCTCGGGAACTTTTCCTGAACCTGTGGTGTGTACGCTAAGCAATTCGGCAAACCAGCAAATCAAAATTTTTGTTGCCGAAAACAGCACTATTAAAGTTGAGGGCAAGGTTGAGCAGTTTGTAAACGCATCAATTACCAATAGTAGCGAGAATGCACTTTATAACCATTTTAACAGCAGCGCTCATGCAATTTCGGGGCGATACCGCGCCATGTTGAAGCAAAGCGGTGCCGCCATACGCGATACCGGCACCACAGCGTACAAAGTATACAAAGCAAGTCATGATAGTTTGGTGCAAAGCTTTGTAAAGCAGCATAGCAGTTCAACCGCGGCTGCTTTAGCCATAACTGATAGCTATGTAACCAATCCCGATAGGGTACGCGCGGCAGCCTGTTACAGCCTGCTATCGGCCAAGGGTAAAGAAACCATATATGCCAGGCGTATAAAACAGTTTTTTGAAGCCGAAAAAGTAATAGCACCGGGCCACAAAGCCCCCGATTTTACCCTTACCGATATTAACGGCAAGCCCGTAAAACTGAGCGATTACAAAGGAAAGTACATCCTGCTCGATTTTTGGGCCAGCTGGTGCGCACCGTGCCGCCACGAGCATCCGCTTATGATTGAGCTGTATAAAAAGTTCGGAGCAGATAAATTGACCTTCCTCAGCGTATCAATGGATGCCGGCAGTGCTCAATGGAAACAGGCGGTTAAAACCGACGGCCTGGTTTGGACACAACTGAACGATGCACAATCGATGAATGGCCGCGTGGCCGATGTTTATGGCATTAAAAGCCTGCCCTTTAATTGCATAATTGACCCCAACGGGCAAATAATCGCCACCAAACTCAGGGGCGAACAATTGTCGGGCTTTATTACTAAGCTTTTCGAT contains the following coding sequences:
- a CDS encoding zinc-dependent metalloprotease codes for the protein MKNNIFTTKARQKSLVLATALLVVSAGSCSIFKKKKAKLVAATTAAAKPKVDTARNVLKPYSEIITAKAVTQKGLFTVHKINERYFFEIPNSLLKKEILAVTRLSKSTPGAGNYGGEEVGERTVFWENGPNNKLFLKVSALVSVADSTNMIAKAVASSNLDPIMAAFPIKAKSKDSSAVVIDVTEFLIGENPLMAFDASAKRAYSLGMQLADRSYIESVKSFPINTEIKSIRTYMAAPPTGPGGPLPAASLAGTVTLGMNCSFVLLPEKPMRVRYFDPRVGFFAGAYNKYSDNQQKVEKETFIHRWRLEPKDEDIEKFKRGELVEPKKQIVYYIDPATPKKWRQYLILGVNDWQKAFEQAGFKNAIVGKEWPESDTTMSLDDARFSVIRYFASPQQNAYGPNIADPRTGEIIESHIGWYHNVMSLVHRWYMIQCGAVDPRARKNKFDDALMGQLIRFVSSHEIGHTLGLRHNMGSSSTVPVEKLRDKAWVEAHGHTPSIMDYARFNYVAQPEDNISEKGLFPRINDYDKWAIQWGYKPIFGTADAEADKKILNRITIDSLARNKRLWFGGEGRDYDPRSQSEDLSDDAIKASLYGIKNLKRIVPQLINWTREDGEDYSDLQDMYKEAVGQFDRYAYHVMKNLGGVKITPKTYDQQGAVYEPVSLAKQKQAIKYFNEQVFKTPTWLLNKQILNKIEPGYDFNAVEKLQSGILASVTSQSRLYRMMVNERDYGKGAYSPRQWLNDLKSGIFTELKSGATIDQYRRNLQKMYVGSIITMYNKRFALQGSLDNILASVTPTDVLLYSNVKPLAFAHLKELRTDIGSAIARTKDADSRIHLQYLKQMLDKILNETPIPGLNY
- a CDS encoding TlpA disulfide reductase family protein, whose translation is MKSTGKNILLLNLLLLTMIGMLGFTKPGYLITGSVSAPDGTVFKLFYRYGDKVIADSVATKNNTFSLSGTFPEPVVCTLSNSANQQIKIFVAENSTIKVEGKVEQFVNASITNSSENALYNHFNSSAHAISGRYRAMLKQSGAAIRDTGTTAYKVYKASHDSLVQSFVKQHSSSTAAALAITDSYVTNPDRVRAAACYSLLSAKGKETIYARRIKQFFEAEKVIAPGHKAPDFTLTDINGKPVKLSDYKGKYILLDFWASWCAPCRHEHPLMIELYKKFGADKLTFLSVSMDAGSAQWKQAVKTDGLVWTQLNDAQSMNGRVADVYGIKSLPFNCIIDPNGQIIATKLRGEQLSGFITKLFDK